One Lachancea thermotolerans CBS 6340 chromosome B complete sequence genomic window, TGTGATGTCGCTTTGGTCATATGCAGGGGAAACCTCTACGACGTCCGCGCCAATCAAAGATAAGCCATCAAGTTGCCGGATAATGCTAATAAGTTCACGAGTGAGCAAGCCACCAACTTCCACTGTTCCGGTACCTGGAGCAGCACTTGGATCCAAAACATCAATGTCGACACTGATATACACTGGTTTGTCTTTGGGGACAATATCTAATATTTTCCTGGCTATTCCTCTCACGCCAATGTCCAGAATCTCATCGCATTCAATCCGGTGAAAGCCGGTCTCCTTGTCCTCTTCGTAATCGTCCCACCCCACTCCGCTCAGACGCGTTCTGAGGCCAGCGTGAACGTTCGAGTTTTCAGAGAGAAGGCCTTCTTGCTTGGCTATCCACAACATAGACCCATGCGTGAAATCGGAGTTGTTACTGTGCCAGTAAGATGGATATTTAGATGGTGCCCATGTATCCAGGTGAGAATCAAAATGAATAACAGAGATTGGACCGTATATTTTGTGAAGCTGACGCAAGATAGGCAAGATGATACTGTGGTCACCACCAAGCGTTGCAAACCTAGGTGGAAGTTCCGCTTGCTTCAATGTGCTATTTCTATTCAGGAGATTGTGATAAGCAGCACCCATCATCTGCAAGGCCAAGTTGTTGTCCATTGGGGTTACTGGAACGTCGCCACAATCCAAAACCTTGGCCCAGTCTTGGTAAGGGTTGATACCAGCCCTGAAGTTGAAGCCCCTCATAGAGGTTTGTCTTTGTGAAGATTTCCTAATTGCCTGTGGACCAAATCTTGCGCCCGGCCTATACGTGACCGCGGTATCGAAAGGTATTCCAATTACACCAATGTCGAAATCAAGACTTCTGTTCATAAGGCATTTTTCGTGTGGCAGATGTGCAAAGGTCTGAATACCCGAGAACGGCCAGTCTTGGCCCCACATCTGCTCCAAGTCTTCCTCTAACACTGTAGTTCCAGAGGCGAGCACCGCGTTTGCGCACGCAAGGGAAAAGAGCACTGAACGCATCAACATTGTCGGGTGGTTAAAGTTCAACACAACGCCCCAACCCTTGGTTCACACGAACACAAGTTCTTAAATTAGTGCTGTGGAATTGTCATTGTTCTCATCTCGCTACCGGTTACTTTAAGGTAGCGCACAGATAAGGAGCTTTTGATAAGGGGAAGCGCACGTGATCATAGATAGACTTCAAGTCCTTTTTGGTACGCGACCTGCTCGAATTTGGCGCTACCGTAGCGCgtttctttgagatttAGACCCTTCTGGAGACTTTGCGCGAACATCAGGCCCGTTTTTGGCCAAAAAACAACGTTTATCTAGATTCGTCAGCAACTCGCACACGGATGCCCAACCAATTCTCACCTTCCCTTAACATGTTAGAATATTCCGCTGGTAGTACGATATAGTTGGCCTACAATTTTTGCAACGCCTTTGTAGCGTCTAAAACAAGTCATCAGCAGGCACaatgagaagaagaacgTCGCAAAGCAAACATAAGTGCTTGCACTTACCCCGTATAGCGTGTATAGCACCACTGCAGTGAATTTCACAACAAGCGTGTAAGTACGCATCACGAATGAGCTAACGCTTGAATTTGACGATAGCCACGCAAATAATGGAGCGGAATAATATACTATGATATTATGGAATTTGCCCAGCAACCCAAAACCACTTTTGAACAATATCACTGATCTCCCATCTTCGCTCAAaatgcttgaaaacttACAGTAGGAGGCAATGTCCGTTACAAAGTCGCTGTTTGAGAACGTCACCTCTGTTAATAGGATTTTAAGTACGTTGTAAACAGAAAAGGGGAACAAAACCATCATCAATAAGTGGTCAAGGATAAGCAGATTCTGCAGAAAGAGCCTGAGGTATTGTCTCCTTTGTACACCAGGTGGCCAGCGGAACGGATTTTCTTGTCTGTGTCGCGGACCTACGCGAACGCGAAAGGGAGGATTGGCACGCATTGCAGCAGCACGCCGCTGCTGTCTATTTTGGTTCTGAAGACTATGCATTAAGTCTTCACTCATTTTCTCCTCTATGGGTTGCCCTTGGCATTCCTTCTTGCTTTCACAGCTGGTCTTAACTTTTGACTTTGTCTTAATTTGAAGCACTTGATCTAGATCTTTAAAACAATTCGCATTATCCTTTTGTAACATAAAGAAAGTCATATGAGAATTGTACCATTTTTCGCTGCTTTGGCATTCTATATATGCTTTTCCCTTGCAAACACAGAGTCGATAGTCTTTAAGGTGCCGGATACGTTTTCACCTGCGCCCCAGCCAATCGCCGATGAGAATGAGCCATTGATTTCGCTAGAGGGAACCAACAGAGCACTGAAGACATTCGATGCCCCTGTTGACTCTCAATTTGACATCGAGTTAAGGGATCTATCTCCTGGAGAcaccttttttgccaaaatatGTTGGACAGCAGTAGATCCTATAGACATCACTTCTTTGGGCTACTCTATAAAACCAGACTATACAGCGAGGGGCGGGCATTGGCAAGATGCGCCTTTAAGGTTTTTCCTTTCTTTTGAGGCCAAATCAAACTCATATCCTCTTTTTTCCAAACCCACGGTCCCTATAAACATCTCAGTCTCGGCCATGCGGATGGGCGTGCCAGTAGACTTGC contains:
- the ASI2 gene encoding Asi2p (some similarities with uniprot|P53895 Saccharomyces cerevisiae YNL159C ASI2 Predicted membrane protein genetic interactions suggest a role in negative regulation of amino acid uptake) → MTFFMLQKDNANCFKDLDQVLQIKTKSKVKTSCESKKECQGQPIEEKMSEDLMHSLQNQNRQQRRAAAMRANPPFRVRVGPRHRQENPFRWPPGVQRRQYLRLFLQNLLILDHLLMMVLFPFSVYNVLKILLTEVTFSNSDFVTDIASYCKFSSILSEDGRSVILFKSGFGLLGKFHNIIVYYSAPLFAWLSSNSSVSSFVMRTYTLVVKFTAVVLYTLYGVSASTYVCFATFFFSLCLLMTCFRRYKGVAKIVGQLYRTTSGIF
- the PGA1 gene encoding Pga1p (weakly similar to uniprot|P53896 Saccharomyces cerevisiae YNL158W Essential protein of unknown function green fluorescent protein (GFP)-fusion protein localizes to the nuclear periphery) — encoded protein: MRIVPFFAALAFYICFSLANTESIVFKVPDTFSPAPQPIADENEPLISLEGTNRALKTFDAPVDSQFDIELRDLSPGDTFFAKICWTAVDPIDITSLGYSIKPDYTARGGHWQDAPLRFFLSFEAKSNSYPLFSKPTVPINISVSAMRMGVPVDLHATIIFMTLLTGLIFIINRHYKLYNRFKNV
- a CDS encoding agmatinase (conserved hypothetical protein), which gives rise to MLMRSVLFSLACANAVLASGTTVLEEDLEQMWGQDWPFSGIQTFAHLPHEKCLMNRSLDFDIGVIGIPFDTAVTYRPGARFGPQAIRKSSQRQTSMRGFNFRAGINPYQDWAKVLDCGDVPVTPMDNNLALQMMGAAYHNLLNRNSTLKQAELPPRFATLGGDHSIILPILRQLHKIYGPISVIHFDSHLDTWAPSKYPSYWHSNNSDFTHGSMLWIAKQEGLLSENSNVHAGLRTRLSGVGWDDYEEDKETGFHRIECDEILDIGVRGIARKILDIVPKDKPVYISVDIDVLDPSAAPGTGTVEVGGLLTRELISIIRQLDGLSLIGADVVEVSPAYDQSDITSTAASQIVYELITNMVKKGPLDPAMIQANKNSEMDQGDKPQNLAENEYQSLGEGARQNFMESLLQGRV